Genomic DNA from Paenibacillus sp. KS-LC4:
ACAGCTATATGACCCGCAAATATGATTCCGTCCAGTCCATGATGGTGGATGTATACCGCAATGAGCCGCTATCGCTGAATTTATCTTATTTTTTGCAAAACCCGTTTGATGACTATATGAAATTCAGGCTCGATCAAAATATAGATGAGACGAGTGCGAGTCTGCCGAAGGGGCTCGACTATTTTGACAATAAGCTGGAGGACGATCCTGATATCGAAAATTTGCTGCTGTACAGCTCGAATCGGCAGTTTCTATATGTATATAAGAAAAATCATGTCACGAAGCTCATTTCGTCCAACGCCTCGCGTTCCTACATTCCCGATGCAATGGCTCAGGAGGATACCCGCGTATCGGTTCCGAATATTTGGGTGCGGCGCGCCATTGAGCAGCACGATCCGGAGCTGTATGCTTTTCGGCTTCCGATTAATGACAAGCAGACGCTTAAAGGGCTGGGCCAATTGCTCGTTTACTTCAAATCGGAAAATATTGCGCAGGTGCTGAAAAATTATGAGGGTCAGCTTAAAGGCTACATTGTCGTGCTGAATCCGGCAGGGGAGGTGCTGTTTGACTCCTCGGACAAGTATTATGGACAAATGTATCCGTATATGGATCAGCTTGACACGCTTTATGGAACGGCAATGCTGGAGCAGGAGTCCTATGTCACGACGCTGACGCAAAATCAGGCGGGCTTTATCGTCGTCGGCGTAGCGCCGAAGGCGGAGGTCGCAGCAGCAGCCCAAGGGCTGAAGCAGATGATTATGCTGATCAGCGCGCTGTGCATTGCCGTCGTGCTGCTGGTGCCGACGCTCGCCGTCGTCAATTTTGCCAAACGGACGAATAAAATTATTCGCTTTATGCGCAAGGTGGAGAGCGGTGAGCTGGGCGCGCGCATTCAAGATGACAGGGGCGATGAGCTGGGGCAAATTGCGCGCAGCTTTAATGATATGCTCGATGAGCTAAGCCGCCATATCGACACAGTATATAAGGCGGAAATCAAGCAAAAGCATACGGAGCTTGCGGCTTTGCAGGCGAGGGTTAATCCGCATTTTCTATACAATACGCTGGAGGTTATTCGCATGCGGGCCGTCTCGCAGGGGGCGAAGGATGTTGGCGAAATGATTTACAGCCTGTCGGTGCTGTTCAAAAGCTTTGTTCAGCCGAAGGGGAGCAATACGCTTAAGGATGAGCTGGAAACGGCGCGGCTGTATTTAGAGCTGTTTCGCATTCGTTATAAGGACAGGCTTGCCTATGCTATCTTTTGCGAGGAAGGGCTTGGCGACAAGCAGGTGATGCGGATGGCGCTCCAGCCGCTTATTGAAAATTACGTGGTGCATGGCTTGCGGCCCCGCAGCATGGACAACGAAGTTCAAGTGGACGTGCGGCGCAAGGAGGAGCGGATTTGGGTGACGATTGCCGATAACGGCAGCGGCATCAGCAGCAAGCAGCTGGAGGAAATCCGGCAAAGACTGGCACTGCCAGAGGAAGCTGGAGGCGATTCCTTCGGACTTAGAAGCGTGCATGAGCGGCTGCAATTGCTATACGGAAGCGAATATGGGCTCGATATCGACAGCAAAGAGGGAGAGGGGACGACGGTCACGCTGTCCTTTCCCTATGACAAGGAGGCAGAGCATGTATAGAGTATTCATCGTGGATGATGAGCCATTTATTATTGATGGACTATATGACATTATTGACTGGTCGGCCTTTGGCCTAGAAATCGTCGGCAGCGCGGAAAATGGTCAGGAAGCGCTGGCCGCTTTGATGGATTTACCCGCTGATATATTATTGACCGATATTTCGATGCCGACGATGGATGGCCTCACGCTTATTCGGGAAGTGCGTAAATTTCGCCCGGATCTCAAAATGATTATTTTAAGCGGCTATAGCGAGTTCAATTATATAAAAGAGGGCTTAAAGCTTGGCGTCGAAAACTACTTGCTCAAGCCGATTAATCTTGACGAGCTGCAGGAAACGCTCGCGGGCACGATTGACAAGCTGAACGCCAGCAAGGCGGACCGACTGTTCAGCGAATACGATATTCGTATTTTGCGCGATAATATATTGTACCGCTGGCTGACAGGGCGCATTGCGCCAAATGAGCTGCAGGAGCGAATGGAGCTGCTTCAGCTAAGTCTCGACCGACCGTATGTCGTTACCGCTGTCATACGTACGGATGAGCCGTCATCACCAGCCTACGAGGCTGCTCAGCGCTTAGCGCTGCAAGACTCGTCGATGCTGCCGTTTGTCGATATTGATGGCGATTTGGTCATCGTATTTATGCTTGATGAGCCTGAGGAGGGCAAGCGTAAGGCGATAGAAAAGCTGCGAGGTATGCAGCCGAAGCTGGCGAGGCGCGTCATGCGGCTCTCCATCGGCAGCGCCGAGGCAATGGGGGAAGCAGCGCCGCGCAGCTATGCGAATGCGAAGAAGGCGCAGGAATATTTTCTGCTGCATGATGATCTCGAAATATTAGATTATGATCTGCTTGTGCAGGGAGAGGCGTCAGGGACGGCAAACGAGGCTGCTGCCCCGCTCGATTGGCCCTCCTTTGCGAGGCTGATTAAAGCGAGGGATATAGAGAAGCTCCATGAAGCGATTGAGGCGGAGTTCGAGCGCTGTCATGCAAGGGAAGGCATTACACCTGCCTTCATACAAAGCATGGCGATTGAGCTGATGATTCGCTTCAAGATGGAGCTGAGGGAGATCAAGCAGACCGATCAGCCGGAGCTGTATGAGGCGGGCTTCGCCAAAATTATGCAGCTTGCTTCGATTGACGGACTGATGGCGGTTGTGAAGGAAGCAGCAGCCTTGACGGTGGAATCGCTGCTGCGGGATGTGAAAAGCCCGATCATTCAATTGGTGCTGAGCGAGGTGCATGAGCACTATGCCCAGCCGTTGTCGCTTAAGCTGCTCGGTCAGCAATATCATATTCATCCGGTTTATCTCGGCCATCTGTTCCAGAAGGAGACGAATGAAACCTTTACGGAATATATAAATAAATACCGCATCGGCAAAGCACAGCAGCTGCTAAAGGAAACGCAGCTTAAGGTGCAGGAAATTGCGGCAACCGTCGGCTACTGGGAGACAGGCTATTTTTACAAACAATTTAAAAAATACGTCGGAATTTCCCCGACTGAATACAAGGGACTACTCTAATCACAGGATGGAGTAGTTTTTTCTTTAATTTGTACATCATACCTTTAGTTTGTGGTCTATATGAAAATAGCTGCATCCGTTAATTTTAAACATAGAGTACAGAACATAGATTGGGGAGGAAAAAAAATGAGTAACAAGAGAAAAAGATTTATGCCGCTGCTTGCCTTGCTGATGGTTGCATCGCTTGTGCTGGGCGCTTGCGGAAGTAAAAATGAAAGCGGCGGTGAAGCGGGAACAGCCGAAAAACCGGTTGAGCTTATCTGGTACACCATTGGTACACCGCAAAAAGATGTAGATAAAGTGATGGCCGAGGTGAGCAAATACACGGCGGAGAAAATTGGCGTTACGATTAAAATGAATATGGTGGACTGGGGCGATTACGCTCAGAAGCTGCAAGTGATGACAGCATCCGGCGATCCGGTTGACATTATGTTTACAGCTTCATGGGCATTCGATTATGTGCAAAATGCAAGAAAAGGCGCTTTCCTGCAAATCGACGATTTGCTGAAGGAAAAAGGCCAAGGCATCGTTAGCGCACTGGACCCGGCTTTCCTTGAAGGCTCCAAGGTCGATGGCCATAACTACGGCATTCCAGCCAATAAAGAATTGCCGGCGCAAGAGGTATGGCGCTTCAACAAGCAGTTGCTCGACAAGTACGGCCTAGACATTTCAGGAGTAAACACGCTAGAGAGCTTGGAGCCGCTGCTGAAAACGATTAAAGAAAATGAGCCGGACGTATACGCGCTTGCGGTAGACAAAAACCAAATGCCGTATGTGAAATACGACTACATTATTGAGAAGCTGCCAATGGCGGTTGCGCTCGATACAACAGACTACAAAATCGTAAACGTGCTTGATACGCCTGAGATGAAGCAAATTCTCGGCACGATGCACAAATATTACAAAGCAGGCTACATTCCGACGGAAGCCGCAACGATGGATTCCATGACGGATGCGCAAACGACGGGCAAATGGTTTGCGGACCGTGCGACCTCGCAGCCATTCGCGGACAATCTATGGTCGGCGAGCTACGGCTACCCAGTTGTATCGACGCCAGCGAGCGATGCTCTCATTTACAACTGGTCGGTCATGGGCTCGATGCAGGCCATTTCCGCTAACTCCGCTTATCCAGAAAAAGCGATGGAGTTTCTGAACCTGCTGAATACGGACCCTGTCCTGCGCAATATGATTGATTCGGGTATTGAAGGCGTGCATTACAAAAAGGTAAGCGACACCGTTATGGAAAATCTCGACGAGTCGAAAAACTACGATATGCCAACCTTCTCGCTTGGCAATCTGATGATTACGTATTTGAATACGACAGACCCGGCGAACAAATGGGAAGAGTTCAAGAAGTTTAATGATGCGGGTACAGTAGCGCCGCTGCTGGGCTTCAACTTCGATACTTCGAAGGTGACAACAGAAATTGCTTCTGTACAAAACGTAAAAGAAGAGTACTGGGCCGCTCTAATGACCGGTACGGTTGACCCTGAAGTTTATTTGCCGCGTGCCAATGAGAAGTTTAAAGCGGCAGGCCTGGATAAAATTATTGAGGAAGCGCAGCGCCAGCTTGATGAGTGGAGAGCCGCGAACGGCAAGTAAAGCGGAAGGCGTGGGGCGAATGATCGTATTCGCTTCATGCCTTCTCTCATTAATTCGACTGCGAAGAGGTGAAGAAAGTGGGAGCTATAGGACGTTTTTTCAAGGATATGAACAAAAATACTGCCATGCTGCTAATGGTGCTTCCAGCTACAGCCTGGTTTATTCTATTTTCCTACCTGCCGATGGCGGGCATGATTATTGCCTTCAAGGAATACCGCTACAGCCGCAATGGCTTTCTGGCCAGCATTATGGAAAGCAAATGGGTAGGCTTTCAAAACTTCAAGTTTCTGTTCAGTACGAATGATGCCTATATCATTACTCGCAATACGGTGCTGTACAATGTTGTGTTTATCGTGCTGGGCCTTGTCATTGCAGTAGCAATGGCGATTATGCTTGCCGAAATTACGAACAAGCGCCTTGCCAAGCTTTATCAAACGGGGATGTTTCTGCCTTATTTTCTATCGTGGGTTATCGTGGGCTACTTCGTCTACAGCTTCTTGAGCTTGGATAGAGGCGTGTTCAACCAAATTGCGGAGATGCTGGGCATGGACCCGGTCAACTGGTATTCGAGCCCTGGCTATTGGCCGGTTATGATCGTCGTCGTCTTCCTATGGAAATCGGTCGGCTATAATAGCGTCATTTATTTGGCCGCTATTATGGGCATCGACAAGTCGCTTTATGAAGCGGCAATGATTGACGGCGCAAACAAATGGCAGCAAATCCGCAATGTAACGCTTCCGATGCTGATGCCGCTCATGACGATTTTGACGCTGCTGGCGATCGGGAAAATTTTCTATGCCGACTTTGGCCTCTTCTTCCAAGTGCCGCGCGATTCGGGTACGCTCTATAGCGTGACGAACGTTATTGATACTTACGTTTATCGCGGGCTTAAATCCACGGGTGAGATCGGCATGACGACGGCTGCGGGCTTGTACCAGTCGATTATCGGCTTCATTCTGGTTATTACATCCAATGGTATCGTACGCAAGTTTAATAAGGACAACGCATTGTTTTAGGACGGGCGTCAGCAGGCTTGCTCAACATGTACGAAGAACAGAAGTCCAAAACAAAAGGGGGAAACGGCTGTGTCTGTTGGAACGATTAAGAGCCGTGATTTTCATAAGCTCTCGCCAGCGTGGAATTTTATTTTTCATGCCGTGGCTGGTATATTTGCCTTATTATGCGTCTTTCCATTTCTGTTTGTAACGATTATTTCCTTCACGGATGAGGCGACGCTCGCCAGCAATGGCTATCAGATCATTCCAGAAAAATGGAGCCTGGAGGCGTACCGCTATTTATTCAAGGCGGGCGACCAGCTGTTGCGTTCGTATGGCGTCACGATTACGATTACAATAGTCGGCACAATTATCGGTGTCGTATGCTCCGCCTTGTTCGCTTATGCGATTTCGCGCCGCAATTTTAAGTATCGCAACTTTTTCGCCTTTTTTGCCTTCTTCACGATGCTGTTTAATGGCGGTCTCGTTCCGACGTATATCGTCATGACACAGCTGCTAGGGCTGAAGGATTCCTTGTGGGCACTTATTTTGCCGCTAGCGGTTAATGCTTTCTACATTATGATTTTGCGGACGTTTTTCTCGACGATGGTGCCGGATGCCATTATTGAATCGGGCAAAATCGACGGCGCTGGCGAGTTCGGCATTTTCTTCCGCCTCGTTTTGCCTTTGTCGCTTCCAGGTCTTGCGACCATTGGCCTGTTCTGTACGCTAGGCTACTGGAATGATTGGTTCAATGCGCTGCTGTATATTGATTCTCCTAATTTGGTGCCGCTGCAATCCATGCTGATGCGAATTGAGAACAGCATGCAATTTATTATGAAAAATTCACAAAATGCTTCGCTAAGCGTGGGCGTGCTGCAATCCATGCCGCAGGATACGTCGCGTATGGCCATGGTCGTGCTGGCAACCGGCCCGATTGTGTTCGCTTATCCGTTTTTCCAGCGTTATTTTATTCAAGGCCTGACGGTAGGCGCTGTAAAAGAATAGATGCTGCTTATGAAAGGTTTAGAAATATTAATAGGCTATATAAGTTGAACCGAAGAAAGCAATGTGGCAGGGGAGAAACGGAGGGAAAGGTTGGAACTGGAGAGAGTAAAGCTTTCCGAAGGAAAGCCGCTTCGTAAGCATTAGCCTTTGTTTTCTTATTTCAACCTCAAAGAGGGATAATAAAGGAAATCAGAAAACAACAGCGGCCGGAAGTCCAATCTTTCTCGCAGTGACGACCTTCGCCATCATGCTTATCAATCGTTCAGCTTATATAGTCTAAAATAGATAAATAATCAAAGGAGCTACACTCATTATGGAACAATTCAGATTGCCCAAAATCCCGCTGCCAGAGCTTGCGCTGCCGCAAGCGGTTCAGCAGGTATTGGAAGAAGCAGAGCAGAAGCTTGCGCATCGCCCGAAGCTTGCGCAGCTGTTCAAAAACTGTTTCCCGAATACGCTGGAGACGACGACGAAGCTCTTGGACGACGGCACAACCTTTATTATCACGGGAGATATTCCTGCCATGTGGCTGCGCGATTCGGTGGAGCAGGTTATTCATTATGTGCCGCTGGCGAAAAATGACCCGTACTTGCGCCGTATCATTAGCGGCTTGATCAAGCGCCATATGGCCAACATTCTGATTGATCCTTATGCGAATGCCTTTAATGAATCGGCCAATGATTGGCACTGGAACACGACGGATGAGACAGACATGTCGCCGTGGGTGTGGGAGCGCAAGTTCGAGCTGGATTCCATCTGCTTCTCGATGCGTCTTGCTTATGCGTATTGGAAAGAGACCGAGCAAACCGATATTTTTGACTCCAGCTTTAAGGCAGCAATGCGCCGTATCGTGGAGCTTTGGAAAACCGAGCAGCGCCACTTTGAGCTTTCCCCTTACCGTTTTGTAAGGGACAACGGCATTCCTACCGATTCACTGCGAAATAGCGGAATGGGTATGCCGGTTAATTATACCGGAATGATCTGGTCGGGCTTCCGTCCGAGCGATGACGCTTGCGACTTCCATTACAACATTCCAGCGAATATGTTCGCGGTTGTAACGCTGCGGCAGATGAGAGAGATGGCGGAGTGGGTATTCCGCGATATGGCTTTTGTGAAGGAGCTTAAGCAGCTGGAGGAGGATGTCGAGCATGGTATTTTGCTGTATGGCATTTATCGTCACCCGGAATTTGGCCCTATTTATACTTATGAGACGGACGGCTTCGGCAACTATTGCTTAATGGATGACGCGGGCACGCCTGGCTTGCTCTCCATTACTTATTTGGGCTACACAACCGCTGATGATCCGATTTACCAAAACACGCGCAAATTTGCGCTTAGCAAGGAAAATCCTTTTTATTATGAAGGAACAATCGCGAAGGGCATCGGAAGTCCGCACACGCCGCAAGGCTATATTTGGCATATGGCGCTTTCGATGCAGGGCATTACTGCGAATAACGAGGAAGAGAAGCTGGCGATGATTGCTATGCTGGAAGCGACTGATGCCGATACCGGCTTTATGCATGAAGGCTTCCATGCAGATGATCCAGCCATTTTTACGCGAAAATGGTTTGCTTGGTCGAACAGCTTATTCTCGCAGCTTGTTTATCGGGCGATGAAGGATGGACTGCTATGAGCCAGCGGAATGTCATCATCTTTTATGATCCGTCCTTTCCTATAGCCTCGGAGTTCCCTTTGGAATTAGATGGTCTGCTTGCAGGAGCAGGCCGTGTTGTTCGGGCAGGCGAGCTTGCGGATGCGCTTGATGCTGCGAAAGCAGGAAGCTTCATCAATATGCATGCGCCTTACTTTCCGAAGCAGGCTTGGAGAGCTATCATCGGCTATTTGCGGCGCGGCGGCGGCTTGATCAGCTTGGGCGGCGCGCCATTCAAGCGTCCGGTTCGCCGCAGCGAGACTGGCGAGTGGCAGGTGGAGACGGAGCAGACGGCCTATCATCGCGAGCTTCATATTCATGAAATGCTGCCAGTCGCTGCTGCTCCCATAGCGGCGCTTGCAGCAGCGGAGGACCTTCCGCTGCTGGCGGGCAAGGAAGCGCTGTTCACTGTGGCGCCAACCTGGAATCTGGTGCCGCATGTGACGAAAAGCAGCGATTTGCCGCATCAAATGGGCTCTGCCGGCCCAATGGATGCCCATATTTACCCGCTGCTGAAGGGGATTTCCTCCAAGGGGCGCGAGGTAGCTGCGCCTGTCGTGCTTTGGGAAAATACGAAGGGGATTTTCGCAGGCGCGCGCTGGCTGTTCGTTAACCAGCCGCTGACGAAGGCGTTCTGGCTGGAAGGAGGAGCAGCAGAGCTTGCGCGCTGGGCAGCCTTTTGTGCCGCTGGTGTAACCGAGCTGTGGCTGAAGCCGAACTACGCTTCCTTCGAGCCGGGCGAGCGGGCGATGCTGACGCTACAGGTGCAGCAGCTTCGTCAGGAGCAAGCTGCCGGGTGCGAGTCCTCTGCTTATGAGCGTGCAGAGCAGAAAGCTGCTTTCGATGGACAGGCTGACCTGTACACGGCGGCGGAGTGGGATTTTGCTATAACGGTTGAGCATGACAGCTCGCAGCAGAATTGGACATGCCGTTTGCAGCAGAAGGCGGGCAAGCAGCAGCAGATTGTAAGGCTGCCCGTGCCGCTTGAGCTGCAAAGCGGCTACTATAAGGTCGTATGCCGAGCGGAATCGACGTCGGGCGAGGTGCGGATTTTGCGCCAGGGCTTCTGGGGCTTTGATCAAAAGCTGCTTACAGAGGGAAGCCCGGTGACGAGCGGACGGGATTATTTTCAGAAGGACGGGCGTCCGCTTCCTGTTGTTGGAATGACGTATATGACGTCGGATGTGGCGCGGAAGTTTCTGTTTTTGCCGAATGCTTCCGTATGGGACCGTGACATGGCGCAAATGCGCAAGGCCGGCATCAACTGGATTCGAACCGGTATTTGGACGGCATACCGCAATGTGATGCAGGTGGACGGCCATGCCTCCGAGGAGGCGCTGCGTTCGATCGACGCTTTTCTGCTGACGGCGAAGCGTCACGATTTGCAGGTGACCTTTACGTTCTTCTCCTTTACGCCGGAAACGTGGGAAGGGCTAAATCCTTATCTTGATCCGCGCAGCGTAGAGGCGCAGAAGCGTTTTGTGCGTGCGATCGTTTCTCGCCACAAGCAGACGATGAATGTCGACTGGGATTTGATCAATGAGCCGTCGATGTTTGATCCGCCGCGGATTTTCTCGAATGGGCCGCGTTCAGCGCGAGATCCTTTTGAACAGAAGGCTTATACCGCATGGCTGAAGCAGCGCCACGGATCGCTTGAGCGGCTCCAAGAGCTGTGGAATATGTCACCGGAGCAGCTGCCAAGCTATGAAGCGGCAGTGCCGCCGGAGCCGGAAGAAATCAACTTCGATGTGCAGGACATGCATCAGGGGAAAAATGGCACACGCTGGCTCGATTATGTGCTGTTCTCGATGGAGATGCACAATCGCTGGGCGAAGCAGCTGTATGCGGCGATCAAAGACGAATGCCCGGACCATATGGTAACGGTTGGTCAGGATGAGGCGCTGGGCGCTCAGCGCCCTTCGCCGTTTTTCTACGAGGAGGCCGCCGATTATACAACGGTTCACTCCTGGTGGCTGAACGATAATCTCGTGTGGGACAGCTTGTTTGCGAAAACAGCAAACAAACCGAATGTCGTGCAGGAAACTGGCATTATGTATGTGGAGACGCCAGATGGCAGAGCGAAGCGCTCGGAAACGGAGCTGCACAGCTTGCTGGAGCGCAAATATGCGTATGCCTTTGCGACAGGCGGTGCTGGTGCCGTCCAGTGGATCTGGAATACAAACTTCTATATGGACAATGCCAATGAATCGCATATCGGCGCACTGCGGGCGGATGGAACGGAAAAGCCGGAGGCGGATGTTTCGTATGATTTTGGCAGCTTTATGGAGCAGATTCGAGATTTATTCGAGGATCGCAAGCTGGAGGATACGGCGGTATTGTTCCCGTATTCCAACGACTTCTCCAATCGCAAGCTGGCGTTTGATGCGACAACGCGTGCGACACGTGTGCTCGCTTATGAGCTGAATACGCCATTCCGCGGCGCTTCGGAATATCATTTGCAGGAGCTGGAGGCGAATCCGCCGAAGCTGCTCCTTGTGCCGAGTGCGCACAACCTGGATGATGCGGCATTTGGTCGCCTAATTGCACTTGTAGAGCAAGCGGGCGTTACGTTATTATGGATGGGACCGATTGGCCTGGACGCTTATTGGAAAGCGAGCGATCGCTGCTCGAAGCTGCTTGGCCACCTTGAGCTTCGCAACGTGCAGCGCGAGGAACAGCTGCGTATTGGCGAAGCTGTCTATCCTGTTTCTTACGGCAATCGCCGAATTGCCGAGGTTTCGAAAGAGGTTCTAGTTAGCGGCGCTGCTGCGAGTGAAGCGGCTGTCAGTGATGCTGGCGCTGTTCATCGAGCAGCAAAGGGCGGCGACGAGCTTGTTGAGCTGGCTGTAGGCAAAGGACGTCTGATATGGAGTCCGCTGCCGCTGGAGCTCAACGAGCGTACGGAGCCGATTAAGGAGCTGTATCGTTATGCACTGGAGTCGGCCGGCTGCGAGCAGGAGCTGAATTGGCTGCAAGGCGGCAAGCTGCCGGGAATTTATGGGCGTAAGCTTACATTTAAGAGCGGCGCGCTATTCGTATTCGTATCCGAATCTGGATTCGATGCAAAGATTGAAGTGCAAGACCCGGCGACGGGAGGACGGTACGCTTTTTCACTGGAAAAGGATCGTTCTGTGCTGTTCGCAACGGATGCAAGCGGCAAGCTGCTTGCTGTCTATCGCCCCCATCAAGTAGAGGTAGCGGTTTCGCTGCCCGATCAACAGGAAGAAGGAAGAGGTGCGCAGTAATGGCTTCTAAAAGAAAAGCCCACATTATTTCCCACACACATTGGGATCGCGAATGGTATTTGCCATATGAGAAGCATCATGTGCTCCTCGTGAAGCTAATGGATACGCTGCTTCATACGCTGGATACGGACCCCGATTTCAAAAGCTTTTATTTGGACGGCCAGACGATCATTCTTGAGGATTATTTGCAGGTACGCCCGGAAAATCGGGAACGCCTTGAAAAATATATTAAAGAAGGACGTATTCCGATCGGTCCTTGGTACATTTTGCAGGATGCCTTTCTGACGAGCAGCGAAGCGAATTTGCGTAATTTGCAGCTGGGCCATCAGGATGCAAGCCGTTATGGCATCATTGCCAAGGTCGGCTACTTCCCGGATACGTTCGGGAACATCGGGCAGGCACCGCAAATTTTGCGACAAGCTGGCATTGATAATGCGATATTCGGCAGAGGCGTGAAGCCGACGGGCTTTAACAATACGGTAGCAGATTCAAATTATGAATCCTCATTCTCCGAGCTGCTGTGGGAAGGTCCTGACGGCTCGCGCGTGCTGGGCATTCTTTTTGCCAACTGGTATTGCAACGGCATGGAGGTTCCAGTAGACGAGCAGGAGGCGAAGCTCTATTGGGACAAAAAGCTGGAGGAGGCCGAGAAATATGCGGCTACTGGCGAGCTGCTGTTCATGAACGGCTGCGATCATCAGCCTATTCAGCAGGATTTGTCCGCGGCGCTGGCGACAGCAAGAAAGCTGTACCCGGATACGGATTTTATCCACTCCAACTTTGAGGATTATTTGGCAGCGGTAAACAGCGGACTTGACCGCGAGCTTTCGGTCGTGAAGGGCGAGCTGCGCAGCCAACGTACAGATGGCTGGTCTACACTTGTGAACACGGCTTCGGCACGCGTTTATTTGAAGCAAATGAATCAGCTCGGCCAAGCGATGCTCGAAAAGGTAGCGGAGCCGCTTGCGACGATTGCCCACAAGCTTGGACAGGAATACCCGCATCATCTGTTTACCTATGCTTGGAAAACCTTAATGCAAAACCATCCGCATGACAGCATTTGCGGCTGCAGCGTGGACGAGGTGCACCGCGAGATGGTCACTCGTTTTGACAAGAGCCGTCATGTTGCGGAGACGATTGTTGCCGATAGCACACAAGCGATTGCCGAAGCGGTGGATACCTCGGTATTCGCTTCGTATGGTGAAGCTGCACTGCCGTTCGTTGTTTATAACACGACAGGCTGGGAGCGCAGTGGCGTTGTAGAAATTGAGCTTGATGTGGAGCGTCTATACTTCCGTGAAGGCTTGCCGCTGCCTGAGGTGAATCGCCGGATGAATGCCGTCGATATTTCGGGCAGAGTGCTCGTAGACACTAACGGCGCAGCGGTTGCTTGCTCTGTGGAGGATTTGGGGCTGCAGTTTGGCTATGATCTGCCGGATGATAAGTTCCGCCAGCCTTACATGTGCCGCCGAGTGAAGCTGACGTTCGCTGCGGTGAACGTGCCAGCGCTTGGACTGTCGTCCTATGCATGGGTTCGTCATGCTGCTGGAGCAGAGGTTGGGTTGGCGGGCGAAGCGGTTGCGAGTGCGAGTACTAGTGCTAGTGCTAGTGCTAGTGCAGCGGCTAAGCTTGCGAATCCGGCTGTGCTTGAAAATGAATGGCTGCAAGTCGCTATCGCTGAAGATGGCTCCTATGATTTGACGGACAAGCAAAGCGGTCAAGTATACCGTGGGCTTGGTGTTTATGAGAATACAGGCGATATCGGCAATGAATATATGTACAAGCAGCCGGATAACGAGCAGGCGATTACGACGAAGGGCTTGAAAGCAACGATTCGTTTAGTGGAGCAAAACGCTTATCGTACCGCTTATGAAATCGTGCATGAATGGGAGGTTCCGGCTTCGGCGGATGAAACGTTCGAGCTTGAGAAGCAGGAAGCTGTTTATTACCCTGAGCGTAAAGCACAGCGTGTGACGGACATGGTGCCGCTCACGATTAAGACAGTTATTGCGCTTTCCAGCAGCTCCAGAAGCTTGGAACTACAAGCTTCGTTTAACAATCAGGCGAAGGATCATCGCGTTCGCGTGCTGTTCCCGACGGATGTAGAGACGGCGGTTCATCATGTGGATT
This window encodes:
- a CDS encoding carbohydrate ABC transporter permease; the protein is MSVGTIKSRDFHKLSPAWNFIFHAVAGIFALLCVFPFLFVTIISFTDEATLASNGYQIIPEKWSLEAYRYLFKAGDQLLRSYGVTITITIVGTIIGVVCSALFAYAISRRNFKYRNFFAFFAFFTMLFNGGLVPTYIVMTQLLGLKDSLWALILPLAVNAFYIMILRTFFSTMVPDAIIESGKIDGAGEFGIFFRLVLPLSLPGLATIGLFCTLGYWNDWFNALLYIDSPNLVPLQSMLMRIENSMQFIMKNSQNASLSVGVLQSMPQDTSRMAMVVLATGPIVFAYPFFQRYFIQGLTVGAVKE
- a CDS encoding glycoside hydrolase family 125 protein, which encodes MEQFRLPKIPLPELALPQAVQQVLEEAEQKLAHRPKLAQLFKNCFPNTLETTTKLLDDGTTFIITGDIPAMWLRDSVEQVIHYVPLAKNDPYLRRIISGLIKRHMANILIDPYANAFNESANDWHWNTTDETDMSPWVWERKFELDSICFSMRLAYAYWKETEQTDIFDSSFKAAMRRIVELWKTEQRHFELSPYRFVRDNGIPTDSLRNSGMGMPVNYTGMIWSGFRPSDDACDFHYNIPANMFAVVTLRQMREMAEWVFRDMAFVKELKQLEEDVEHGILLYGIYRHPEFGPIYTYETDGFGNYCLMDDAGTPGLLSITYLGYTTADDPIYQNTRKFALSKENPFYYEGTIAKGIGSPHTPQGYIWHMALSMQGITANNEEEKLAMIAMLEATDADTGFMHEGFHADDPAIFTRKWFAWSNSLFSQLVYRAMKDGLL
- a CDS encoding beta-galactosidase; the protein is MSQRNVIIFYDPSFPIASEFPLELDGLLAGAGRVVRAGELADALDAAKAGSFINMHAPYFPKQAWRAIIGYLRRGGGLISLGGAPFKRPVRRSETGEWQVETEQTAYHRELHIHEMLPVAAAPIAALAAAEDLPLLAGKEALFTVAPTWNLVPHVTKSSDLPHQMGSAGPMDAHIYPLLKGISSKGREVAAPVVLWENTKGIFAGARWLFVNQPLTKAFWLEGGAAELARWAAFCAAGVTELWLKPNYASFEPGERAMLTLQVQQLRQEQAAGCESSAYERAEQKAAFDGQADLYTAAEWDFAITVEHDSSQQNWTCRLQQKAGKQQQIVRLPVPLELQSGYYKVVCRAESTSGEVRILRQGFWGFDQKLLTEGSPVTSGRDYFQKDGRPLPVVGMTYMTSDVARKFLFLPNASVWDRDMAQMRKAGINWIRTGIWTAYRNVMQVDGHASEEALRSIDAFLLTAKRHDLQVTFTFFSFTPETWEGLNPYLDPRSVEAQKRFVRAIVSRHKQTMNVDWDLINEPSMFDPPRIFSNGPRSARDPFEQKAYTAWLKQRHGSLERLQELWNMSPEQLPSYEAAVPPEPEEINFDVQDMHQGKNGTRWLDYVLFSMEMHNRWAKQLYAAIKDECPDHMVTVGQDEALGAQRPSPFFYEEAADYTTVHSWWLNDNLVWDSLFAKTANKPNVVQETGIMYVETPDGRAKRSETELHSLLERKYAYAFATGGAGAVQWIWNTNFYMDNANESHIGALRADGTEKPEADVSYDFGSFMEQIRDLFEDRKLEDTAVLFPYSNDFSNRKLAFDATTRATRVLAYELNTPFRGASEYHLQELEANPPKLLLVPSAHNLDDAAFGRLIALVEQAGVTLLWMGPIGLDAYWKASDRCSKLLGHLELRNVQREEQLRIGEAVYPVSYGNRRIAEVSKEVLVSGAAASEAAVSDAGAVHRAAKGGDELVELAVGKGRLIWSPLPLELNERTEPIKELYRYALESAGCEQELNWLQGGKLPGIYGRKLTFKSGALFVFVSESGFDAKIEVQDPATGGRYAFSLEKDRSVLFATDASGKLLAVYRPHQVEVAVSLPDQQEEGRGAQ